The region TTTGCCAAAAGGACACTAAAAAAAGGTTTATATTAGTGGTGGTGTTGTATATTCTTTATTTGATGTTAGATCAATGTCTTCCCTTGGATCAAGAGAACTGGTAGGTGTGTTTCCCGGTTTtgccttttcttttctttttgttagTTCTATTCATAATTCCCTTATAGTGAAACCAAGTGTTGTAGATTCATCATTAttgataccaaaaaaaaaaaaaatacaaacaaatAATTCTTGTCAAAAGTGTTTTTAATATCATCTTTTGTGTAAGTTCATGAATTCAGTGAAAAAAATCATTTTGTaatttcatcttttgttttgttttgtagaatgattttcaaacaattttgcCAAGAGatctattaaaattatataattattttgtaaTCTTTGTTGCAGCTAATAAGCCTTTGCAGTTGGTTGACTTACGCATTTATGTTAAAGACAATGAAGCAattgtaattttataaatattttattgaGAACCAGAGACAATAtaagggtaatatggtcatttttcATTATTCAGTACagaataatcaaacatcagaaactGGGTCAGATGTAGACTCAGTCAGAATTCTTAACTCAGTCAGCTTCTAACCCAGTCACCAGTCAGCTCTAACCTCAGTCAACAACTATCAAACCACCCCTTTCAAATTATTTGAGTGAAGAGTATGACCGACGATACGAGTCTGCAGATCCATCTTTTCTTTCAGACTTTCGGCGATTCAAACACCCATCGCGTGTGTGGAGACTAGAGACTAGAGAGAGAATCAAATGAGGCCTCAAATAGTATTATTTGGGGATTCAATAACAGACCAATCCTTCAGATATGGTGGATGGGGTGCTTCTCTAACCGATGCTTACTCTCGCAAGGTTCAATCCTTTCCGCTCCCTTGGTCTTAAGATAAAACCCTAGTACTCAGATTTTGAAAAACACTCTTTCGTTTGTTGCAAATATGGCAAATTCCTGactcgttttttttttttccttataaaaagGCTGATATAGTGGTCCGAGGGTATGGCGGATACAACACTAGATGGGCTTTGTTCTTGTTGAACCACATTTTCCCTCTGGTAATTCATATCGATATATTCACTCAATTAGTTTTTCTATTGTTCATCGTATGGCTTAAGATTGTATCTACAAACAATCTAGGAACAGCTTTTGAAATGAGATCGCGAACTTTGTTGCTGTGAGCTGGTAGCTGTGTTACTTTAACTTTGAATAATATGGCTTAAAATTTATAATGATTCTACTGTTTGAAATTATTGCTTGTTAGGCTGGATCTGATTGAACAAGACaagttatttaaaagaaaaaagttaCTCAAGATGCAAATTAGAACATATATAGAATAATGTTTGATGCTTGAGGTCGGAAACTTTGAATTCAACCATGTTTTTATTTAGATCTTAAACGAGTGACATTTTGACATGATTGaagggtattttagacaattGATCATTGAATGGTAGTGTTTTGTGCAGGATTCTACCACCCCTCCTATTGCTACTACAGTCTTTTTTGGTGCTAATGATGCTGCACTTTCAGGGAGGACAAGCGAACGCCAACATGTCCCCCTAGAAGAATACAAAGAAAATTTGAGAAAAATTGTTCATCATTTAAAGGTTTacccatttaatatatatatatattttttattccaGTTTCAATTCAATTTACTTTCTAGGTTCTCAATATTTGATCAATTTCGTAATGCAGGAATGCTCCCCCACAATGCTAATAGTGCTTATAACTCCCCCACCAGTTGACGAAGAAGGGCGTCTAGAATATGCAAAGTATAATTCCATTTTAGTTATCATTTCCAAATTCAGTTTTAATATTTTTGTTCTTAAAAAATTGCAACAGATCTTTATATGGTGAAAAAGCAATGAAAATTCCTGAAAGGACAAATGAAGTCACAAGAACTTATGTAAATGGTTGTGTTGAGGTGGCTAAGGAACTCGGTGTTGCTTCAGTCAACATATGGTCCAAGATGCAAGAAACACAGGGATGGCAGAAAAAGTTTCTTAGGTTAGTAATTTTTTggccttttttttatttttttatttttttatcaattaagacaagaataaaaaatatttgagaaaataCTTAGGTTTGCAATGGAAATTGTGTGTTTACAGTGATGGACTGCATCTAACAGGAGATGGGAATAGGGTTGTTTACGAagaagttataaaagtattgaaTGGAGCTTGGCTTTCTGCCTCTGAAATGCCTCTTGATTTCCCCCATCACTCACAGATTGATCCTCACAACCCTGAAAAGGCTTTCCAGCAAAGATGCTTGTAATAATAGTATAGTACTAACATCaatctttttctttttatattatattttcttCACAATTTGTACTTGTTTTGAGGAATCCATGAATTAGAGGAGTATGTGGGTGTTTAAACGTTGGTTGCCAGAAAATCATTATCAGAATGAGATAATTAGACCTGGCAATTTCAGACACGAATCTGTGAGAGACACGATATGACACAAATACATCTTAAAAATTGAGATAAAGCTTATTTTTCATAGTGTAATCGTATCGTGTCAAATTCGTGGCTGACACGTTTTCatgacacgaatacacgaattGCCAGGTCTAGAGATAATCAGTTGCAAGAAAAGATTAAAGTAGCATAAAGGATATATTAGATAATTTCCATATAGTATATACCATTAAAAGTCAATTTTGTTGGAGCAGCTTTTACATTTTTCTTTAGAATCTGATTATTTTCGTTTTAAATCAGGTCTCAAacattcgttttttttttttttttttattttattttattatttttttattttttattttattttataataattattgacCTTTTCCTTTTTCATTCCTTGGctcttttatgttttttaaacattGCTAGCATGGAGATTACATGTTATGTTCATCTAAGAATATATCACGAAATATTATCAACTACTACACGTGGTCAAATGATAATTgataactaaaattatatattcacCCACCTCTAAACATAATGCAAGTCATTTTAGAAGATGTCTCTGTTTTTCATATGAATGTTATTTTTGGTcatttaatttttagtttttaaatatttatatctgtcaaaatacttagataaatgaTTTTTGGTCATTTTGGATGGTTGTATAACCTAGGTATAAAGCAAATTGCATAGTGGGAAAACCAAATTTTGTCCATTTTAAGTGTTTTCTAACCCTGCCATACATACCCATGGAGACTCTCCTTTATCCCTCTAGAGTCTAGACACTTGACTTTCCTGCAAAGTCAATGAACACTGCAAACTCAAATGGTCCAAGTTTTGAAATTTGCCAAAAAAGACCAAGCCCAGAGAGGTTATTGTGGCCAGTAGCCCCCTTGAAGACTTTTGGCTAGACCCTATTAACAGATGAAGTTCCTTCCTTGTGTCCCTGAACTTAGCCCAACTAATTACCTTAGAGAAAAAAAGCtaataactttaaaaattaattagcATAACAAGTGTCTACTTTTGTTTCAGTTTTCTTCATTTTTGGATTAAAGAAGCCCGTTTTTACAAGTCGGCCTCAATGGTTATCTCCTAAGCGGACTATTAAATATTAATAACAAAAAGtagtaataaataaaaaaagagcAAATTTGCTAtctaaacaatatttttttataagtttACTATTTTAAACGAAAATCTGAAACTTTTTAAGGTTTACCATTTTAAACGAAAAAACGAATCATATTGGTGAACATTTTATGCGGTGGCAGTCTGGCGGATGTAGTAAGTCAACAATGGGGTCGAGCCCCCAATCACTTTGTGTACTGTGGACCATATAAATTTAATGAAAAATTTGGCCCAAATTCTAACATTATAATAAGTTGTAATTAACCTCTTTTATACACGTTTTAGATGTTTGTGACATAAGTTGTATATTTTGTAACTAACGTTTGTGTTTTCATTGATCCTTTTGCATTCAAGGAAATTGTATGTTGGAGAAAATTAGACAATGGAGCATCGGTTAcgtaattaattatatatttaatgttaATAAGTAATTATCCAAGAGTAAAAGGTATCTTGGTCAATTCAACGAATATTAATTTCAAATGAGATTATTAAGATAAAAGTTATTCTAGAGTAATATATGAAATTCATAAAACTAAATACATCAAAGCAACACATGAACACACAATCAATGATAAACATTGTAGACCTTTAAACAGGTGCTACATATTATAAAATTTGATCGTAATAACATTCTCGACCATAATCGAAAAATCATTTGCCAATTTCTTGAAATATGCTCTAAAATATATCTTAATAATTTTTTATGTAATTGCCATAACTTGGTCCATGAAATATGAATTCCTCATAAATTTTATAGTTGCAAGTCGAGTAAATTATATATAGACAACTAACTATAGTCTTTTCGCTCAGCATAACAATTTATTTACCCTAGGAGACTAGGAGTAAGTATTCAATATTTTGTATTTTAGACGAGGAACTTTTTTTTAAAGATAATAAGATTATAATATTTTCCCAATTAACATCACCAACTC is a window of Lactuca sativa cultivar Salinas chromosome 1, Lsat_Salinas_v11, whole genome shotgun sequence DNA encoding:
- the LOC111913549 gene encoding GDSL esterase/lipase At5g62930 isoform X2; the encoded protein is MRPQIVLFGDSITDQSFRYGGWGASLTDAYSRKADIVVRGYGGYNTRWALFLLNHIFPLDSTTPPIATTVFFGANDAALSGRTSERQHVPLEEYKENLRKIVHHLKECSPTMLIVLITPPPVDEEGRLEYAKSLYGEKAMKIPERTNEVTRTYVNGCVEVAKELGVASVNIWSKMQETQGWQKKFLSDGLHLTGDGNRVVYEEVIKVLNGAWLSASEMPLDFPHHSQIDPHNPEKAFQQRCL
- the LOC111913549 gene encoding GDSL esterase/lipase At5g62930 isoform X1, which produces MRPQIVLFGDSITDQSFRYGGWGASLTDAYSRKADIVVRGYGGYNTRWALFLLNHIFPLCFVQDSTTPPIATTVFFGANDAALSGRTSERQHVPLEEYKENLRKIVHHLKECSPTMLIVLITPPPVDEEGRLEYAKSLYGEKAMKIPERTNEVTRTYVNGCVEVAKELGVASVNIWSKMQETQGWQKKFLSDGLHLTGDGNRVVYEEVIKVLNGAWLSASEMPLDFPHHSQIDPHNPEKAFQQRCL